One segment of Niabella beijingensis DNA contains the following:
- a CDS encoding TPM domain-containing protein: protein MSVQQKKINGTTCTTCCYRMRHLVIILSFCILFAGSAASQVRQLPKPVSDSTTDNLPKPPGRVSDYEQVFTPVQIGPLYSLIRRFREATTNEIAGITIDSSRVKKEAFNDYTLAIARQWGVGNKQLNNGILTGFSTGYRKIRIRNGSGMEAKRTDGETAALLKKYIIPPFKKGHYFEGIKSGLLAIRAAIRQGVNAGLGFAPGSQRQQKIKG, encoded by the coding sequence ATGTCAGTTCAGCAAAAAAAAATAAATGGAACTACATGTACCACCTGCTGCTACCGCATGCGCCATCTGGTAATCATCCTATCATTTTGTATCCTGTTTGCAGGCAGCGCCGCCAGCCAGGTCCGTCAATTGCCAAAGCCCGTAAGCGATAGCACAACAGATAACCTGCCAAAGCCGCCGGGCCGGGTAAGCGATTACGAGCAGGTGTTTACGCCGGTGCAGATCGGTCCGCTGTATTCCCTGATCCGCCGGTTCCGGGAAGCGACCACCAACGAAATAGCCGGTATCACCATCGACAGCAGCCGGGTAAAAAAAGAGGCTTTTAATGATTATACATTAGCCATTGCCCGCCAATGGGGCGTTGGAAATAAACAGTTGAACAATGGCATCCTCACCGGCTTCAGCACCGGGTACCGGAAAATACGGATCCGGAACGGATCTGGCATGGAGGCCAAACGCACCGATGGGGAAACCGCCGCGCTACTTAAAAAATACATCATCCCCCCTTTTAAAAAAGGCCATTATTTTGAGGGCATAAAAAGCGGACTGCTGGCTATAAGGGCAGCCATCCGGCAGGGGGTTAATGCCGGTTTGGGTTTTGCGCCCGGCAGCCAGCGTCAGCAAAAAATAAAAGGGTAA